ACCCGTACGGCCACAGCACCAGCTCGCTGTACGTGTGGAAGTCGATCCCCGCCTTGATCTGCTGCTTGCCGCCCACCACCCGGCTGCGCGCGAAGTCGGCGACGACCTTGACCTCCTTGGCCGACTCGGCCGCGGTGCCGCGGTAGGTCTCGGAGGACGGGCTGCCGGAGGAGCCGCCGCAGCAGCCCCAGCGGTAGTTCCAGTTACGGTTCAGGTCCGTGCCGACCGCGCTGGAACCGGAGTTGGGCTGGCGGTTCTTGCGCCAGCTCCGGTACGAGCCGGTGGCGATGTCGTACTCGCCGCCGTCCGGGTTCAGGTCCGGCACGATCCAGATCTCGCGGCCGTTGACGACGTCGGTGATCCGCTGGTCGGTGCCGTAGCCGTCGGCGAACTCGCCCAGCAGGTACAGCGCCATCTCGACGGTCAGGTGCTCGCGGGCGTGCTGGTGGTGGGTGAAGAGGACCTCGGGCTCGTTCTCGTCGGTGCGCACGTTGTCGCTGACCTTGACGGCGACGATGTCGCGGCCCTCGTACGAGGTGCCGATGACCCGCTTGCTGATGAGGTCCGGTTTCGCGGCGATCAGCCGGTCGATCTCCGCGGTCATCTCCGCGTAGTTGTGGTAGCGCGAGTCGGCCGGCGGGAAGTCGAGCGTCGTGGGGGGCTTGTCCGCCAGCCGCGCGGGCGGTGCGGGGAGCTGTTCGAGCCGGTAGCCGAGTGCGCGGAGTTGCCGGGCCTGGGCGCCGTCGGCGGAGACGACCACGGAGTGGTCGCGTACCTCGTCGACGGACACGCCGGTGGCGGCGAGGCGGGTACGGGCCTCGCGGCCGGTCTGGCCGAGGACTTCGTACTGCCGGATCTGCTCACGTTCTTGCGCCTGGGAGGCGCCCGTCCCGCTGGCCCGCGCCGGCTGGGCGCCGGGTTCCGCACCGGCGGCGCTGAGGGCGCCGGCGGCGGTGAGGGCGAGCACCGCGGTCAGGGTCACCGACCGAATGCGTAGTCGCATGCCTGCTCCTGGATGTGGAGGTGTGGGGTGGTGCATGGCGACGTCGTGTCGTGTGGGGTGGTGGTGCGCGTCAATGGTTCTGAACCTGGCGTGGTCAGGTCAAGAGGCCCCCGGCCTTCCGCCGCGTACGCCCTCTTGTGCGCCTGTCCGCGGATCCCTTATCAATGCCGGAGATCGCAGGGGGGACGAGCTGCGAAGGAGCCGCTCATGGCTGACCGCACCGAGCCTGCGTCCGCACCGCCCGTGATGAGAAAGGCCAAGTGGCGCCACGTCGGGCCGGGGATCGTCGTCGCCGCGACCGGCGTCGGCGCCGGCGACCTGGTGGCCACGCTGCTCGCCGGCAGCAAGTTCGGCTACACCCTGCTCTGGGCCGCCGTCATAGGCTGCGTCGTCAAGATCGCCCTCGCCGAGGCCGTCGGCCGCTGGCATCTGGCCACCGGACGCACGCTGTTCGAGGGCTGGCGCACCCTCGGCGCCTGGACCTCCGTCTACTTCGCCATCTACGTGGTCATCTGGGGCTTCGTCTACGGTGCCACCGCCATGTCGTCCTCCGCGCTGCCGCTGGTCGCGCTCTTCCCGGACGGTCCCGAGCTGAAGGTCTGGGGCATCCTCACGGGCCTGGTCGGCCTGGTCTTCGTCTGGTTCAACCGCTACGCGGTCTTCGAGAAGGTCATGACCGTCCTCGTCGGCGTCATGTTCGTGGTCGTCGTGTACGTCGCGATCCGCGTCTCCCCGAACATCGGGGACGCCTCCGCGGGGCTCTGGCCCACGCTGCCCGACGACTCGCTGCTGTACACCCTCGGCCTGATCGGGGGCGTCGGCGGCACGATCACCATGGCCGCCTACGGCTACTGGGTCAACGCCAAGGGCTGGACGGACATCGGCTGGCTGAAGGTGATGCGGCTCGACAACCGGGTCGCGTACCTCACCACCGGAATCTTCGTCGTCGCGATGCTGCTCGTCGGCGCCGAGCTGCTGCACGCCACCCAGCTCACCCTGGAGTCGGGCGACAAGGGACTGGTCGACCTCGGCGACGTCCTCGAGGAGCGCTACGGCGCGGCCACCGCGAACCTCTTCCTCGTCGGCTTCTTCGCCACCTCGTTCACCTCGCTCGTCGGCGTCTGGCACGGCGTCAGCCTGCTCTTCGCGGACTTCGTGGAGAACGTGCGCGGCGCGGGCGGCGGTGACGGCAGCGCGCGGGAGGTCGCCGCGGGCAGCCGGGAGCGGTCGCTGCCGTTCCGGGCGTACCTGCTGTGGCTGACCTTCCCGCCGATGACGCTGCTCTGGCTCGACCAGCCGTTCGGCATCGTCATCACCTACGGCGTGCTCGGGGCGTTCTTCATGCCGTTCCTCGCGCTGACGCTGCTGTGGCTGCTCAACACCGACCGCACCCCGCGGCAGTGGCGCAACGGCCTGCTCAGCAACGCGCTGCTGACCGTCTCCGGGATGCTCTTCATCGTGCTGTGCGTGCAGCAGATCAGGGACCTGCCCTGGTAGCGGGGCGGATACGGGCCCGCCCGCCCGGGTTGCGCGGGCGGGCGGGCCGCGGGCCGCCGGCGCGGCCGGCAGGGCGGGAGGCGGCCGGCCGCGGACGGACGGCCGGTCAGGGCAGGGCGTGCACGTGCGGCCCCACGGCGCCGGACCAGGAGTTGCCCGCGGTGGCGTCCCAGTTGGTCGACCACGTCATCGCGCCGCGCAGGTCGGGGTACGTCCGCGGGGGCTTGAACGAGCCGCAGTTCGTGCCCCGGGTGAGGCAGTCCAGCGCGGCGTTGACGACGGACGGCGCGGTGTAGCCGCCGCCCGCGGCCCGGGTGGAGGCGGGCAGGCCGAGGCCGACCTGCGAGGGAGCGAGCCCGCCTTCGAGCTGGATGCAGGCCAGGGCGGTGAGGAAGTTGATCGTGCCCTGGGCGTACACGCCGCCGTCGCAGCCGAGCATCGTGCCGCTGTTGTAGTACTGCATGTTGACGACGGTGAGGATGTCCTTGATGTTCAGCGCCGTCTTGAAGTACTCGCCGGCGGTCGACTGCATGTCGATGGTCTGCGGCGCCATCGTGATGACGAGATCGGGGCCCGCCTTCTGCGACAGCGAGCGCAGCGCCTGCGTCATGTAGGTGGAGTTCAGCCCGTTCTCCAGGTCGATGTCGACCCCGTCGAAGCCGTACTCCGTCATCAGCGAGTACAGGCTGTTCGCGAAGTTCGCCGCCGCGGTGGAGGAGTTGACGGCGACCGTGCCCTTCTCGCCGCCGACCGAGATGATCACGGACTTGCCTGCCTGCTGCTTGGCGGCGATGTCCTGCTTGAACTCGGCGACGGTGTAGCCGCCGAGCCCGGCCGAGTCGAGGTTGAAGGTCACCGCGCCCGGCGCGGCGGTCGCGTCGGCGAAGGCGACCGCGATGATGTCGTACTGGCTGCTGACGTCGCGGATCTTCTGGACCGCCGCGCCGTTGTTGAAGTTCTGCCAGTAGCCCGTCACCGCGTGCTTCGGCACGCCGGGGCCGCCGCCGTCCGGGGTGGTGGTGCCCGTGGCGGCCGCGGACTTCGGGGACTCCCCGGCGGCGTTGGTCGCCGTCACCTGGAACCGGTACGCGGTCGAGGGCGTCAGCCCGGTGACGGTCGCGGAGGCGCCGCCGGTGCTGAGCACCTTCGTGCCGTCGCGGTAGACGTTGTAGCCGGTCGCGCCGGTGACGGGGGACCAGCCCAGCGAGACGGAGCGGGCGGCGGTGCCGGTGACCTGGAGGCCGGTGGGCGTGGCGGGGACGGTGCCCGGGTCGCCGCCGGGCCCGGTGAGGCTGACGTCGTCGGCGTGGTAGGCGGGCTGGCCGTACCAGCCGTGGGTGTAGACGGTCACCGACGTGGTGTTGGGCCCGGTGGTGAAGCTCGTCTTGAGCTGGGTGTACGAGGACGCCCCGGAGGTCCAGGCCGAGACGTCGGTGGTGCCGGTGCCGCCGGCGCCCAGGTAGATGTACGAGCCCTGTACCCACGCGCTCAGCTCGTACGCGGAGTTGGGCCGGACCGCGACGCTCTGCGTGCAGCGGGCGTTGTCCTGCCCCGCCGGGGTGGCACGGAGCGCCGCGGTGCCGGAGTGCACCGGACTGGCGACGGTGGTGCCGGCGGTGCCCGAGCAGGTCCAGCCGCTGAGGCCGGACTCGAAGCCGGGGTTCTGGACGAGGTTGGGCTCCGCGGACGCGGCGAGCGGGGCGCCGAGGAGCGTGGCGAGGAGGCCGCCGGCCGCGGCGACGGCGAGTCGGCGGAAGGAGCCTCTGGCGGTACGGGCGGTGCGGGGCGTGCGGGGTCTGCGTGCTCGGAACACGGGGGCCTCCGTAACGGGGGAGCGCGTGAGGAGCCGGACTGTGCGGGGTAGCGGGTGGGCCGGGGGCGTACGGATCAGGGGTGGTGCGGATCGGTGCAGGGTGCGCCGCACAACTTGGTCCAGACCAATACGGGTGTCAAGTCTTCCCGTACGGGAGCCGCACCCCGAACGGCGCCGTCCGGCCCGCCCCCCGCCCGGCCGCCGTGCACCCAACCCTCTTTGCATAAAAGGTGTTTCCGCAGCCCACGTCCCGGTTATGGTGCTCAGAGCGTGTCTGAGACCGGTGGGGGGACGCCCGACGTGCCAACAGCCATCGCAGTCACCGGCCCCGACCTCGTGCTCCCCGCCCCCGGCCGGCACGGGCCCCTCGGCCGGCAGGGCCCGCCCGGCCTCCCGGGACCCACGGTGACGGCGCTGCGCCACCCGCGGGAGCAGCCCCTGGAGGAGGCGCTGGCGGAGGTGTCCGCCGTGCTGGAGCAGCACGGCTTCCTCGTCGTGCTCCATCCCGCCGCCACCTCCGCCGAGGTGGTCCGCCGGCTGCACACCGTGCGGTCCGTGCTGGAGAGCGACCGGATGGCGCTGGTCCCGCTGCCGTTACCGCCGCTGGCCGTCGCCGTCATCGCCCGCCAGTTGCTCCAGTTGTCCACCGCCGACCTCGGCGCCGGCGTGCTCGCCACCGCCGCCCGGCTGCTCACGCACTACATCCACGCGGGCGCCGTGCTCGGCAGCGTCGCCAAGCTCGACCGGGTGCCGGTGACCCTCGGCGCGCACGCCCGCTCCTGGGTGCCCGGCGCGCAGTTCGCCGTCCTCGCCGCGCCCCACCCTCAGTTGGTACGGATCGGCCGCGACCCCGTGCCGCCGGGGCCCGACTTCGCCACCGGGCTCGTGCACGCCTCCGGGCGCGCCGACGCGGCCTGGGTCACCGGCGAACTCGCCGCCGGCTGGCGGGTGCAGGGGATGGAGATGGCGCCGCTGCCCGCGGCCTCGGCGCCCTGGTGGGCGACGGACAAGGTGTGCGAGTTCGCCGCCGGCATCACCGACCCGCTGGTGCTGAGCCGGCTCGTCGCCTCGGTGCAGCGGGCCCGCTGCTCGTGGTGCGGCCTGGAGATCATCGGCGACCGGTGCCTGCTGTGCGCCACCCCGGTGCCCCCGGGGCCCGCCGCCCCCTCGCCCCCGCTGCCGCAGGCGGTGCCGGCGCCCGTACCGCACCAGGGCGCGCCCCCGCCCGTCGCGCAGCCGCCGCCGCAGTCCGTACCGCCGTACCACCAGCCCGCCGTCGGCGCGGCCCCACCGTCACCCCCCGAGATCAACCGTTGAGGTCCCGTCGATGAACTCACGCCAGCGTCGCGGCATCATCCTCGTCCTGCTGTCGGTCCTCGTCGCACTCGGCGCCTTCGCCGGCGTGCTGGCGTTCGTCAGCGACGTGGAGTCCAAGGTCGGCGACGAGGCCACCGCGTACCGGCTCACCACCGACGTCGAGGCGTACGAGCCGCTGGAGCCCGACCAGTACGAGAAGACGACCATGCCGAAGCGCTGGCTGCCCGACACCGCGGTCACCGACCCGGACGAGCTGGCCGGGAAGGTCGCGCTCACGCCGCTGAAGCAGGGCTCCCTGCTGCAGAGCGACATGGTCAGCGGGCGCCCGGACCTGGAGCCGGGACAGCAGGAGATCGCCATCATGATCGACGCCTCCACCGGCGTCGCCGGGAAGATCACGCCCGGCGCGCGGGTCAACATCTTCGCCACCTTCGACGCCCAGGGCGACGGCGACAAGCCCGTCTCCCAGGTGATCGTCGCGGGCGCCCGGGTCATCGACGTCGGCGAGCTGACGCCGATCGAGCGCACCGGCGACGACGACCCGCGGGCCGACGAGGGCGAGGCCGTGCCGATCACCTTCGCCCTCGGCACCTCCGACGCGCAGCGCGTGGCGTACGCGGAGTCCTTCGCCACCCACGTGCGCCTCGCGCTGGTCGCCCCCGGCGAGGAGGACACCGACATCGCCCCCGAGGACCGCACGTACACCCTCGACGAGGACCGGTGAGGGGCCGCACATGACCGTACGCATCCAGCCCGTCATCGCCGACCCCGACGCGGCGCGCGCCACCGTCTCGCTGCTCCACCAACTGCCCGACGCCGAGGCCGCCGCGCCGATCGGCGACTCCGTCGCGCTGCTCGACCACCTCGCGACGCTCGCCGGCACGGGCGTGGCGGAACTGCCCGAGGTCGTCCTCGTGCACGAGCGGATCGGTCCCGTGCCCGCGCTGGAGCTGATCCGCGACGTCGCGCTGCGCTTCCCCGCCGTGGGCACCGTCCTCGTCACCTCCGACACCTCGCCCGCCGGCTACTCCGCCGCCATGGACGCCGGCGCCCGCGGCGTCGTCGGGCAGCCGCTTGCGTACGAGGAACTGGCCGCCCGGGTGCAGGCCGCCGCGCAGTGGAGCGGCGGCGTCCGGCGGCACCTCGGCGCCGCGACGGGGCCCGAGGCGTTCGGCGGTCCCGGCGGCACGCTCGTCACCGTCAGCGGCGCGAAGGGCGGCGTCGGCACCACCGTCGCGGCGGTGCAGCTCGCGCTCGCCGCGCGGGCCGCCGGGCGGCAGGTGGCGCTCGCCGACCTCGACCTGCAGTCCGGCGACATCGCCTCGTACCTCGACGTGCAGTTCCGCCGCTCGGTCGCGGACCTCGCGGGCATCAAGGACATCTCGCCGCGGGTGCTCCAGGACGCCGTCTTCACCCACCACACCGGCCTCGGCCTGCTGCTGGCCCCCTCCGAGGGCGAGCGCGGCGAGGACGTCGACGACCGCGCGGCGCGGCAGACGCTGAGCGCGCTGCGGTCGCGGTACGAGGTCGTGGTGCTCGACTGCGGCAGCCAGGTGACCACGCCCAATGCCGCCGCCGTCGAACTCGCCGACGTCGCGCTGCTCGTGACGACGCCGGACGTGATCTCCGTACGCGGCGCGAAGCGCATGCTGCGGCTGTGGGACCGGCTGCAGATCCGCAAGGCGGAGGACACCGTCGTGCTGGTCAACCGGCTCACCCGGAACACCGAGATCCAGCCGTCGATCATCGCGCGGGCCACCGGCACGACGGTGGCGCGGACTGCGGTGCCGGCGGCGTTCAAGGAGCTGCAGCCGCTGGTGGACGCCGGGCGGTTGCAGGACCTGGAGCAGAAGTCGACCGTGCGGCAGGCGCTGTGGGCGGTGGCGGGGGAGCTGGGGCTGACGGTGGTGCCGGACCAGGCGGGCCCGGGTGCGGCCGGCGGTCCCGGCGGACCGGGGGCGCACGGGGGCGGCGGGCAGCGGGCGCTGGGCGCGGGCGCCGGTCCCGGCGCCGTCGCCGCCGGCGGCCGCGGCACGGGCTCCGCGCCCCAGGTCGCACCGACCGGCGCGAAGGCGGCGCTGCCGCCCGGCGCCCCGGGGTCGGCAGGGCCCGGCGCCGCGCCGGGGCCCGCGGCAGGGCGCGGGGGGCGCCGCTGGGGGGACCGCGGCCAGGTGTCGGTGGAGTTCGCCGGCATGCTGCCCCTGATCGCGCTGGTCCTCGTCGTCGTCTGGCAGTTCGTCCTCGTCGGCTACACCTACTCGCTCGCCGGCAACGCCGCCGACATGGCCGCCCGCGCCGCCGCCGTCGGCGACGACCCGGCCGCCGCGGCGGCGGAGGACCTGCCGGACGCCTGGGACGCCTCGGTGTCGGTCGGCTCGTCGAACGGCGTCACCACCGCCAGGGTCGACCTGAAGGTGCCGGTCCTCTTCCCCGGCGGGCTGGACTTCCCGTTCACGGTCAGCGGCACCGCGGGCGCGACGGACGAGGGAGGCTGAGGGTGGCGAGCGGATCGCGTACGAAACGGCTCCGCGCCGGGCGCGCGGCGCCGGGGCCGGCCGGGGACCGGAAGCCGCCCGCGGGGTGCCGCCGGAGGGCCGGCGGGTCACCGACCCGGCCCGGTGCGCAGGCCGGGCGCCGCGCACTGCCGGCGGAGGACTCGTCGGCCGTGCCGTTCCGGCGTAGGGGCCGCCGGTCGCGGGCCCGGGCCGCTGCCGGGGCGGAGCACCGCGTGCCGCCTGCGGACGACGTGCCGGGCTCGCCGGCCCGGCGAGGGCACCGCGACCGGGGGTCCGTGGCGATCGAGTACATCGGCTTCCTGCCGGTGCTCATCTTCATCGCGCTCGCCGCCGTGCAGTTGGGCATCGCCGCCTACACCGCCTCCCAGGCCGGCACCGCCGCCCGGGCCGCGGCGCGGATGGAGTCCCTGGACGACCCGCCGTCCTCCGCCGCGGCCGCCGGCGCCGCGGCGATCAGCGACTGGCTGGACGCCGGCTTCTCGGTCTCCTCGGGCGACGGCGAGGTCACCGTCACCGCCAGCGTCGAGATCCCGTCCCTCATCCCCGGCGTCGACAACTTCGGCTCGGTGGAGCGCAGCTCCACCATGCCGCGGGGGAAGGACTGACGATGAGCCTGCGGGCCCGTATCACCACCCCCGACCACAGCACGGAAGGCCACGGCGAGACCCTCGTCCCCGCCTACCGCGCCAAGCTGCTGGAGGAGATCGACCTCGCCGAGATGTCGGCGCTGTCGCCCGCCGAGCGGCGCGCCCGGCTGGAGCGGGTGCTCGGCCACATCCTCAGCCGCGAGGGCCCCGTGCTCTCCACGGCCGAGCGCTCGCAGCTCATCCGCCGCGTCGTGGACGAGGCGCTGGGGCTCGGCATCCTGGAGCCGCTGCTGGAGGACCCGAGCGTCACCGAGATCATGGTCAACGGCCCCGACCGGATCTACGTCGAGCGCGCCGGCCGGGTCGAGCAACTGCCGCTGCGCTTCGCCTCCGACGACCAGCTCATGCAGACCATCGAACGCATCGTCTCCACCGTCAACCGCCGCGTGGACGAGTCGACCCCCATGGTCGACGCCCGGCTGCCCACCGGCGAGCGGGTCAACGTCATCATCCCGCCGCTGTCGCTGACCGGGCCCACCCTGACGATCCGCCGCTTCCCGCGCTCGTACACCCTCGCCGAACTCATCGGCCTCGGCACCCTCGACGAGCACATGCTGCTGCTCCTCTCCGGCCTGGTCCGGGCGAAGTTCAACATCATCGTCTCCGGCGCCACCGGCGCCGGGAAGACCACCCTGCTGAACTCGCTCTCCGGGCTCATCCCCGAGCACGAGCGGATCATCACGGTCGAGGACGCCGCCGAGCTGCAGTTGCAGCAGTCGCACGTCATCCGGCTCGAATCCCGCCCGCCGAACGTCGAGGGCAAGGGCCGGATCACCATCCGCGACCTCGTCCGCAACTCGCTGCGCATGCGCCCCGACCGCATCATCGTCGGCGAGGTGCGCGGCGGCGAGACGCTGGACATGCTGCAGGCCATGTCCACGGGCCACGACGGCTCGCTGGCCACCGTGCACGCCAACTCCGCCGAGGACGCCCTGATGCGGCTGCAGACGCTGGCGTCGATGTCGGACGTCGAGGTGCCCTTCGAGGCGCTGCGCGACCAGATCAACTCGGCCGTCGACGTGATCGTGCAGCTCGCGCGGCACACCGACGGCACCCGCAAGATCGACGAGATCGTGATGCTGTCGTCCCGCGGCCGGGAGGTCTACCAACTGGTGTCCGTCTGCCGTTTCCGCGCCCTGCCGATCAGCTCGGACCGGATCGTCCGGGGCCGGTTCGAGTTCTCGCCGCTGCCGCGGCGCACCGGCGACCGCCTCTTCTACGCAGGCGAGCCGGTACCGCCGGCCTTCGGGGTGGCGCCCTCGGAGCGGCACCTGCAGACGCGGGAGGCGCGGTGATGGACCGCCAGCAGTTGTTCGCACTCGTCGTCGGCCTGTCGCTGCTCGCCGGCGCGCTCGCCGTGTGCGGCGTCGCCGTCTACGCCGCGGGCCGCGCCCGCCGCGCCGAGCTGCTCGACCGGCTCGCCGACGCCGGCGACCGGCGGTCCCGGCGCCGCTTCGCGGAGGTCGACCGGCGGGTGCGGCCGACGCGCATCGGCCGCTATCTGGAGCGGCGCATCGCGACGACCGGGCTGGACGTCACACCGGGCGAGTTCACGGTGTACGTGCTGGCCGGCGTCGCCGTGCTGTGGCTGCTCGCCGACGCGCTGTTCGCCGCGTTCTTCGGCCCGATCGCCGGGCTCATCGGGGTGTGGTGCGCGCACGCCTGCCTCAACTGGCAGCGGCAGAAGCGCATCGAGGCGTTCATCAACCAGCTCCCCGACCTCTCCCGCATCCTCGCCAACGCCACCCAGGCCGGCCTCGCCCTGCGCACCGCGCTCGGCCTCGCCGCCGAGGAGCTGGAGGCGCCGGCCGGCGAGGAGCTGACCAAGGTCACCGACCAGCTCGCCGTGGGCGTACCGCTCGACGACGCCCTCGGCGACCTCGCCGAGCGGCTGCCGTCGCGCGAGCTGTCCGTGCTCGTCTCCACGCTGGTGCTCTCCAACAAGGCCGGCGGCCAGGTCGTCGGCTCGCTGCGGAACCTCACCGGCACCCTCAACGACCGCAAGGAGACCCGCCGCGAGGTGCGCACCCAGCTCTCGCAGGTCACCCTCACCGCGTACACCGTGCCCGTCATGGGCGTGGGCACCCTGCTCCTGACCGACCAGGTGATGCCGGGATCCATCGAGCGCATGGGCTCCTCGCCGCTCGGCCAGGGCGCGGTGCTGACGGCGGTCGGGCTGTACGCGCTGGCCATTCTGCTCATCCGCCGGCTCGCGAAGATCGACGTCTGAGGGGCCGGGACTCACATGGCATACGGAACCCTCGGCCTGCTCCTCGCCGCCGCCGCCGGCCTCGCCGTCTTCGGCGTCCTCAGCGGCATCCGCGTCTACCGCGCCGAGGTCAAGCTCCCCAGCGACCTCCAGGTGGCCCTGGAGGTCGGCGCCACCCGCACCACCGTCGTCGGCTCGCTCGTCGACCGGCTCGGGATGCG
The Streptomyces sp. CNQ-509 DNA segment above includes these coding regions:
- a CDS encoding CpaF family protein → MSLRARITTPDHSTEGHGETLVPAYRAKLLEEIDLAEMSALSPAERRARLERVLGHILSREGPVLSTAERSQLIRRVVDEALGLGILEPLLEDPSVTEIMVNGPDRIYVERAGRVEQLPLRFASDDQLMQTIERIVSTVNRRVDESTPMVDARLPTGERVNVIIPPLSLTGPTLTIRRFPRSYTLAELIGLGTLDEHMLLLLSGLVRAKFNIIVSGATGAGKTTLLNSLSGLIPEHERIITVEDAAELQLQQSHVIRLESRPPNVEGKGRITIRDLVRNSLRMRPDRIIVGEVRGGETLDMLQAMSTGHDGSLATVHANSAEDALMRLQTLASMSDVEVPFEALRDQINSAVDVIVQLARHTDGTRKIDEIVMLSSRGREVYQLVSVCRFRALPISSDRIVRGRFEFSPLPRRTGDRLFYAGEPVPPAFGVAPSERHLQTREAR
- a CDS encoding Nramp family divalent metal transporter yields the protein MADRTEPASAPPVMRKAKWRHVGPGIVVAATGVGAGDLVATLLAGSKFGYTLLWAAVIGCVVKIALAEAVGRWHLATGRTLFEGWRTLGAWTSVYFAIYVVIWGFVYGATAMSSSALPLVALFPDGPELKVWGILTGLVGLVFVWFNRYAVFEKVMTVLVGVMFVVVVYVAIRVSPNIGDASAGLWPTLPDDSLLYTLGLIGGVGGTITMAAYGYWVNAKGWTDIGWLKVMRLDNRVAYLTTGIFVVAMLLVGAELLHATQLTLESGDKGLVDLGDVLEERYGAATANLFLVGFFATSFTSLVGVWHGVSLLFADFVENVRGAGGGDGSAREVAAGSRERSLPFRAYLLWLTFPPMTLLWLDQPFGIVITYGVLGAFFMPFLALTLLWLLNTDRTPRQWRNGLLSNALLTVSGMLFIVLCVQQIRDLPW
- a CDS encoding type II secretion system F family protein; the encoded protein is MDRQQLFALVVGLSLLAGALAVCGVAVYAAGRARRAELLDRLADAGDRRSRRRFAEVDRRVRPTRIGRYLERRIATTGLDVTPGEFTVYVLAGVAVLWLLADALFAAFFGPIAGLIGVWCAHACLNWQRQKRIEAFINQLPDLSRILANATQAGLALRTALGLAAEELEAPAGEELTKVTDQLAVGVPLDDALGDLAERLPSRELSVLVSTLVLSNKAGGQVVGSLRNLTGTLNDRKETRREVRTQLSQVTLTAYTVPVMGVGTLLLTDQVMPGSIERMGSSPLGQGAVLTAVGLYALAILLIRRLAKIDV
- a CDS encoding M14 family metallopeptidase codes for the protein MRLRIRSVTLTAVLALTAAGALSAAGAEPGAQPARASGTGASQAQEREQIRQYEVLGQTGREARTRLAATGVSVDEVRDHSVVVSADGAQARQLRALGYRLEQLPAPPARLADKPPTTLDFPPADSRYHNYAEMTAEIDRLIAAKPDLISKRVIGTSYEGRDIVAVKVSDNVRTDENEPEVLFTHHQHAREHLTVEMALYLLGEFADGYGTDQRITDVVNGREIWIVPDLNPDGGEYDIATGSYRSWRKNRQPNSGSSAVGTDLNRNWNYRWGCCGGSSGSPSSETYRGTAAESAKEVKVVADFARSRVVGGKQQIKAGIDFHTYSELVLWPYGYTYNDTGPGLTQDDRDAFAAVGQKMAASNGYTPQQSSDLYITDGSVNDYLWGEQKIFSYTFEMYPRSASGGGFYPPDEVIDRETSRNRDAVLQLLENADCMYRSIGKEAQYCTG
- a CDS encoding chitinase, yielding MFRARRPRTPRTARTARGSFRRLAVAAAGGLLATLLGAPLAASAEPNLVQNPGFESGLSGWTCSGTAGTTVASPVHSGTAALRATPAGQDNARCTQSVAVRPNSAYELSAWVQGSYIYLGAGGTGTTDVSAWTSGASSYTQLKTSFTTGPNTTSVTVYTHGWYGQPAYHADDVSLTGPGGDPGTVPATPTGLQVTGTAARSVSLGWSPVTGATGYNVYRDGTKVLSTGGASATVTGLTPSTAYRFQVTATNAAGESPKSAAATGTTTPDGGGPGVPKHAVTGYWQNFNNGAAVQKIRDVSSQYDIIAVAFADATAAPGAVTFNLDSAGLGGYTVAEFKQDIAAKQQAGKSVIISVGGEKGTVAVNSSTAAANFANSLYSLMTEYGFDGVDIDLENGLNSTYMTQALRSLSQKAGPDLVITMAPQTIDMQSTAGEYFKTALNIKDILTVVNMQYYNSGTMLGCDGGVYAQGTINFLTALACIQLEGGLAPSQVGLGLPASTRAAGGGYTAPSVVNAALDCLTRGTNCGSFKPPRTYPDLRGAMTWSTNWDATAGNSWSGAVGPHVHALP
- a CDS encoding TadE/TadG family type IV pilus assembly protein, whose protein sequence is MPPADDVPGSPARRGHRDRGSVAIEYIGFLPVLIFIALAAVQLGIAAYTASQAGTAARAAARMESLDDPPSSAAAAGAAAISDWLDAGFSVSSGDGEVTVTASVEIPSLIPGVDNFGSVERSSTMPRGKD
- the cpaB gene encoding Flp pilus assembly protein CpaB codes for the protein MNSRQRRGIILVLLSVLVALGAFAGVLAFVSDVESKVGDEATAYRLTTDVEAYEPLEPDQYEKTTMPKRWLPDTAVTDPDELAGKVALTPLKQGSLLQSDMVSGRPDLEPGQQEIAIMIDASTGVAGKITPGARVNIFATFDAQGDGDKPVSQVIVAGARVIDVGELTPIERTGDDDPRADEGEAVPITFALGTSDAQRVAYAESFATHVRLALVAPGEEDTDIAPEDRTYTLDEDR
- a CDS encoding AAA family ATPase → MTVRIQPVIADPDAARATVSLLHQLPDAEAAAPIGDSVALLDHLATLAGTGVAELPEVVLVHERIGPVPALELIRDVALRFPAVGTVLVTSDTSPAGYSAAMDAGARGVVGQPLAYEELAARVQAAAQWSGGVRRHLGAATGPEAFGGPGGTLVTVSGAKGGVGTTVAAVQLALAARAAGRQVALADLDLQSGDIASYLDVQFRRSVADLAGIKDISPRVLQDAVFTHHTGLGLLLAPSEGERGEDVDDRAARQTLSALRSRYEVVVLDCGSQVTTPNAAAVELADVALLVTTPDVISVRGAKRMLRLWDRLQIRKAEDTVVLVNRLTRNTEIQPSIIARATGTTVARTAVPAAFKELQPLVDAGRLQDLEQKSTVRQALWAVAGELGLTVVPDQAGPGAAGGPGGPGAHGGGGQRALGAGAGPGAVAAGGRGTGSAPQVAPTGAKAALPPGAPGSAGPGAAPGPAAGRGGRRWGDRGQVSVEFAGMLPLIALVLVVVWQFVLVGYTYSLAGNAADMAARAAAVGDDPAAAAAEDLPDAWDASVSVGSSNGVTTARVDLKVPVLFPGGLDFPFTVSGTAGATDEGG